In the Streptomyces sp. 3214.6 genome, GTCCTACGGCGGCCAGCAGCAGATGTCCCCGGCCATGACGCAGCCGATGGCGCCGGTGCGGCCGCAGGGCCCCTCCCCGATGGGCCAGGCTCCCTCGCCGATGCGCGGCTTCCTCATCGACGAGGACGACAACTGACGGCCAGTAGTACGCCTTAGGCGTCGGCAGCGTTCAAAGGGCGGGACCCCGGATTTTCGACTCCGGGGTCCCGCCCTTTTTACGCGTGTTGACGATGTTGACGAAGTCACCGGCGATGTGGACCGCAGATGTGGGCCTGAGATGCAGATGTGGGCCTGAGATGTCGAAGGGCCCGGTCCCCAGGGGACCGGGCCCTTCTCGTCGCCGTTATGCCTTGCGCAGGCGGAACGTCAGCGTCAGGCTCTCGTCGGTGAACGGGGTGCCGTAGGCATCGTCGGCCTCGCCCTGGGCGAAGTCCGTGGCGAGGACCTCGTCGGCGATCAGGGCCGAGTGACCGGCCAGCGCGTCGACGGTCGCCGGGTCCGTCGCGGTCCAGCGCAGCGCGATGCGGTCGGCGACGTCGAGGCCGCTGTTCTTGCGGGCCTCCTGGATCAGCCGGATCGCGTCACGGGCCAGGCCGGCCCGGCGCAGCTCCTCGGTGATCTCCAGGTCCAGGGCGACCGTGGCACCGGAGTCGGAGGCGACCGACCAGCCCTCGCGCGGGGTCTCCGTGATGATCACCTCGTCGGGGGCGAGGGCGACGGTCTCGCCGTCGACGTCCACGGACGCCGTGCCCTCGCGCAGGGCGAGGGACAGCGCGGCCGCGTCGGCGTTCGCGACGGCCTTGGCCACGTCCTGCACGCGCTTGCCGCCGAACCGCTTGCCCAGGGCCCGGAAGTTGGCCTTGGCGGTGGTGTCCACCAGGCTGCCGCCCACCTCCGACAGGGACGCCAGGGACTCGACGTTCAGCTCCTCCGTGATCTGCGTGTGCAGCTCGGGGGAGAGGGCGTCGAAGCCGGTGGCCGCGATGAGCGCCCGGGACAGCGGCTGGCGCGTCTTCACGCCCGATTCCGCGCGCGTGGCGCGGCCGAGCTCCACGAGCCGCCGTACCAGAACCATCTGCTTCGACAGCTCCGGGTCGATCGCCGTCAGGTCCGCCTCCGGCCAGGAGGCCAGGTGCACTGACTCCGGGGCGCCCGGGGTGACCGGCACGATCAGGTCCTGCCAGACCCGCTCGGTGATGAACGGCGTCAGCGGGGCCATCAGCTTGGTGACCGTCTCGACGACCTCGTGCAGAGTGCGCAGCGCGGCCTTGTCGCCCTGCCAGAAGCGGCGACGGGAGCGGCGCACGTACCAGTTGGACAGGTCGTCGACGAACGCCGAGAGCAGCTTGCCGGCGCGCTGGGTGTCGTAGCTCTCCAGAGCCTGCGTCACCTGGTCGGTGAGGGCGTGGAGTTCGGACAGCAGCCAGCGGTCCAGGACGGGCCGCTCCGCCGGGGCCGGGTCGGCCTCACTGGGCGCCCAGCCGGACGTGCGGGCGTACAGGGCCTGGAAGGCGACCGTGTTCCAGTAGGTGAGGAGCGTCTTGCGGACGACCTCCTGGATGGTGCCGTGGCCCACCCGGCGGGCCGCCCAGGGCGAGCCGCCGGCCGCCATGAACCAGCGGACCGCGTCGGCACCGTGCTGATCCATCAGCGGGATCGGCTCAAGGGTGTTGCCCAGGTGCTTGGACATCTTGCGGCCGTCCTCGGCGAGGATGTGGCCGAGGCAGACGACGTTCTCGTACGACGACTTGTCGAAGACCAGGGTGCCGACCGCCATCAGCGTGTAGAACCAGCCGCGGGTCTGGTCAATGGCCTCGGAGATGAACTGCGCCGGGTAGCGGGACTCGAACAGTTCCTTGTTCTTGTACGGGTAACCCCACTGCGCGAACGGCATGGAACCCGAGTCGTACCAGGCGTCGATGACCTCCGGCACGCGCGTGGCCGTGCGCCCGCAGCCGTCCTGGGGGCACGCGAAGGTGACCGCGTCGATGAACGGGCGGTGCGGGTCCAGCTGCGACTGGTCGGCGCCGGTCAGTTCGGTGAGCTCCGCGCGCGAGCCGATGACTGTGAGGTGGTCGTCCTCGCAGCGCCAGATCGGCAGCGGGGTGCCCCAGTAGCGGTTGCGGGAGAGCGCCCAGTCGATGTTGTTGTTCAGCCAGTCGCCGTACCGGCCGTGCTTGACCGTGTCCGGGAACCAGTTGGTCTTCTCGTTCTCCTGGAGGAGGCGGTCCTTGACGGCCGTGGTGCGGATGTACCAGGACGGCTGCGCGTAGTAGAGGAGCGCGGTGTGGCAGCGCCAGCAGTGCGGGTAGCTGTGCTCGTACGGGATGTGCCTGAAGAGGAGGCCGCGCTGCTGAAGGTCCTCGGTGAGCTGTTCGTCCGCCTTCTTGAAGAAGACGCCGCCGACCAGCGGTACGGACTCCTCGAAGGTGCCGTCCGGGCGGACCGGGTTCACCACGGGCAGGCCGTAGGAGCGGCAGACCTTGAGGTCGTCCTCACCGAAGGCGGGGGACTGGTGGACCAGACCCGTGCCGTCCTCGGTGGTGACGTACTCGGCGTTGACCACGTAGTGCGTTTCGACGTCGGCCGGGAACTCCACGAGCTCGAACGGACGTTGGTAGGACCAGCGCTCCATTTCGGCGCCGGTGAAGGTCTGGCCGGTGGTCTCCCAGCCTTCGCCGAGCGCCTTGGCGAGAAGCGGCTCGGCGACGACGAGCTTCTCCTCGCCGTCGGTCGCTACGACGTAGGTCACGTCGGGATGCGCGGCCACGGCCGTGTTGGAGACGAGTGTCCAGGGGGTCGTCGTCCACACCAGGAGGGCGGCTTCACCGGCGAGCGGACCGGAGGTGAGGGGGAAACGGACGTACACGGAGGGGTCGACGACCGTCTCGTAGCCCTGGGCCAGCTCGTGGTCGGAGAGGCCGGTGCCGCAGCGCGGGCACCAGGGGGCGACGCGGTAGTCCTGGACCAGCAGGCCCTTGCCGAAGATCTCCTTGAGCGACCACCAGACCGACTCGATGTACGCGGGGTCCATCGTGACGTAGGCGTCGTCGAGGTCGACCCAGTAACCCATGCGGGTCGTCAGCTCGGAGAAGGCGTCGGTGTGGCGGAGCACGGACTCGCGGCACTTGGCGTTGAAGTCGGCGATGCCGTAGGCCTCGATGTCCTTCTTGCCGCTGAAGCCGAGCTCCTTCTCGACCGCCAGCTCCACCGGGAGACCGTGGCAGTCCCAGCCGGCCTTGCGGGCCACGTGGTAGCCGCGCATGGTGCGGAAGCGGGGGAAGACGTCCTTGAAGACGCGTGCCTCGATGTGGTGGGCGCCGGGCATGCCGTTGGCGGTGGGCGGGCCCTCGTAGAACACCCACTCGGGGCGGCCCTCGGACTGCTCCAGGCTCTTGGCAAAGATCTTCTGCTCGCGCCAGAAGTCGAGCACCGCGTGCTCGAGGGCGGGCAGGTCGACCTGGGCGGGCACCTGGCGGTACTGCGTCATCGATCTTCCTCCGGCGGACGTACTGCCTTCCGTCGGAGGGACGAGAGCCTTCTTGTCTGTCTACGCCCTGTGCGGCGCGCTCCCGCGGTACCACCCTCCTTGGCCCTCCGGTGCGCTCTACGCGCCGGTGAGCCCCCTCATTGGGGTCGCGATGCCGGTTCTACCAACCCGGGGAGGGTCTTCTTCCGGCGGCTCCGGGGTGATCTTCACGTCGCGCTCGCCCCCGGGCTTCCACCGTCCCCGGGTCGCTCTGGGCTGCGTACGCCGCTACTCGTCCCCATCCACGCTTTTCGCTCCGCCCAGTGTACGGCTCCCCGACGACAGCGGCCGACCGGTTTACGGGGCCGTCGGGCGCGAGGCGCGGGCAGGTCCGGTATGCCCCGAATGGTGGCTGAATGTGGAGGTATGCGTGTTCGCATTCCGGGATGCCCGGCTCGGCGGATTACCCGGCGGGGAGCTGGGCACAACGCATGCAGGCTTGCCGTGTGGCGTGCGCGAGGTGGGCGAATCGGGCGGTGTGCCCCGTTGCCGCGGGCTCCAAGTCGATTTATCGTCCCAGCACGATTCGCGTGCAAGATCACAATATGTGAAGGGGCCGCGGCCATGGTGGCGAAGAAGACCGCCGTACAGCAGTCGGCGTCCGGCAGGTCCAGGGGTGCCTCCGGCGGCGCGGCCAAGGACGCCAAGGACGCCAAGGACGCCAAGGCTGTGAAGACGGTGCGGTCGTCCGCCGTCACGGGGACGAAGAAGGCGGCACCCGAGAAGACGACCGCGAAGAAGGCGGTGGTCAAGAAGTCGGTGGTCAAGAAGGCCGTGGCCAAGAAGGCGGCGGACCGAAGACCTGTGGAGAAGGCGGCGGAACCCGTCGGGAGGGCGAGGCCGGTCGGGAAGGCGGCCGCGAAGAAGGCTGCCGCCGAGAAGACGTCCGCGAAGAAGGCGACTGCGAAGAAGCCGGCCGCGAAGAAGGCCACCGCCGACAAGACGGCTGCCGACAAGACGGCCGCCCAGAAGACGGCCGCCAAGAAGATCGGTGGCGCCAAGGGCGTGGCCGCGGCGAGCGCGGGCAGGAAGAGCACGGCCAAGAAGGTGGGCGCGGCCTCGGCCGCGGAGCAGACGGGAGCCACGACAGTGGTTGCGAAGAAGACTCCGGGTACGGCCACGGCGGCGAAGACCGCCGTCCCCAAGGCACGCCTCGCCGCGGTGGAGCCGGGCGAGCTCGCGGTGCGCCCCGGCGAGGAGCCGTGGACGCTTCAGGAGGTCGAGGAGGCCCGCGCGGACCTCGAGTCCGAGCAGGCGCGGCTGCGGGCGGAGCTCGCCTCGTCCGAGACGGCCCTGGCGGGGCTGATGAGGGACTCGGGAGACGGCGCCGGCGACGACCAGGCGGACACCGGGACGAAGAACATCACCCGCGAGCACGAACTGGCGCTGGCCGCCAACGCGCGCGAGATGCTGATCCAGACCGAGCACGCCCTGGAACGGCTGGACGCCGGTACCTACGGGCTGTGCGAGAACTGCGGCAAACCCATCGGCAAGGCCCGGATGCAGGCCTTCCCGCGGGCCACGCTGTGCGTCGAGTGCAAGCAGAAGCAAGAGCGCCGGTACTGATCTCCTGACTGTCGGGGGGCGTGCCGTACCCTCGTCCTCAGTCAGGTACCTAAGTTGAGGGACTCACGTGGCAGAGGCGGAGCGCGTCATCGGTACGCCGGACACCCCAGAGGCGGGGTCCGAGCCGGAGCAGTCGTCCGGCCCGGGCGAGCAGGAGAGCACCGAGGC is a window encoding:
- the ileS gene encoding isoleucine--tRNA ligase, whose protein sequence is MTQYRQVPAQVDLPALEHAVLDFWREQKIFAKSLEQSEGRPEWVFYEGPPTANGMPGAHHIEARVFKDVFPRFRTMRGYHVARKAGWDCHGLPVELAVEKELGFSGKKDIEAYGIADFNAKCRESVLRHTDAFSELTTRMGYWVDLDDAYVTMDPAYIESVWWSLKEIFGKGLLVQDYRVAPWCPRCGTGLSDHELAQGYETVVDPSVYVRFPLTSGPLAGEAALLVWTTTPWTLVSNTAVAAHPDVTYVVATDGEEKLVVAEPLLAKALGEGWETTGQTFTGAEMERWSYQRPFELVEFPADVETHYVVNAEYVTTEDGTGLVHQSPAFGEDDLKVCRSYGLPVVNPVRPDGTFEESVPLVGGVFFKKADEQLTEDLQQRGLLFRHIPYEHSYPHCWRCHTALLYYAQPSWYIRTTAVKDRLLQENEKTNWFPDTVKHGRYGDWLNNNIDWALSRNRYWGTPLPIWRCEDDHLTVIGSRAELTELTGADQSQLDPHRPFIDAVTFACPQDGCGRTATRVPEVIDAWYDSGSMPFAQWGYPYKNKELFESRYPAQFISEAIDQTRGWFYTLMAVGTLVFDKSSYENVVCLGHILAEDGRKMSKHLGNTLEPIPLMDQHGADAVRWFMAAGGSPWAARRVGHGTIQEVVRKTLLTYWNTVAFQALYARTSGWAPSEADPAPAERPVLDRWLLSELHALTDQVTQALESYDTQRAGKLLSAFVDDLSNWYVRRSRRRFWQGDKAALRTLHEVVETVTKLMAPLTPFITERVWQDLIVPVTPGAPESVHLASWPEADLTAIDPELSKQMVLVRRLVELGRATRAESGVKTRQPLSRALIAATGFDALSPELHTQITEELNVESLASLSEVGGSLVDTTAKANFRALGKRFGGKRVQDVAKAVANADAAALSLALREGTASVDVDGETVALAPDEVIITETPREGWSVASDSGATVALDLEITEELRRAGLARDAIRLIQEARKNSGLDVADRIALRWTATDPATVDALAGHSALIADEVLATDFAQGEADDAYGTPFTDESLTLTFRLRKA
- a CDS encoding TraR/DksA family transcriptional regulator, with the translated sequence MVAKKTAVQQSASGRSRGASGGAAKDAKDAKDAKAVKTVRSSAVTGTKKAAPEKTTAKKAVVKKSVVKKAVAKKAADRRPVEKAAEPVGRARPVGKAAAKKAAAEKTSAKKATAKKPAAKKATADKTAADKTAAQKTAAKKIGGAKGVAAASAGRKSTAKKVGAASAAEQTGATTVVAKKTPGTATAAKTAVPKARLAAVEPGELAVRPGEEPWTLQEVEEARADLESEQARLRAELASSETALAGLMRDSGDGAGDDQADTGTKNITREHELALAANAREMLIQTEHALERLDAGTYGLCENCGKPIGKARMQAFPRATLCVECKQKQERRY